Below is a window of Flavobacterium sp. CFS9 DNA.
TTTCATTGCACCAAGTGAAGAATCAAAAAAGAGTTTACAACCAATCATGAAAAAGACACAGAAATCGTTACTTCTTTCCAACCTTAAAAAAAGCACTGATCCGCATATTTCTATTGGAAGAAAACTGACTCCCGAAAATCTTCAAATCGCATCACAGCTTTTTACCACAATTGCAATGGATTTTTTCTGTGAAGAAATTATTCTCCGTGAATTAGATCCTGTAAAAAGACAGTTTTTTGTCATTAACAAGTTTCCTTTTGGCAGTAATCCACAGCCGGAACTTATACAGGGTACTTTGTTTTAGGCGTGAAATATTTGTTGTGAGATGTGAGATGTAAGATGTGAAATGTGAAATATGGAATGTGGAAAACCTCAAACTTGAAACTTGAAACCTGAAACTCGAAACCAGAAACTTCGAACTTCATTTTTTCGTATATTTGAATTTTACAAATCGTCGTCATGAAATCACTGGATTCTTTTTACAAAGATATTACTGAAGGTTCCTCCGTTGAACCGGGTTCCCTATTGCCCAATGACATCAAAAAAGAAATTGGTCATTTTAATGTATTTGGCATCAAAGAGCTTTTAGATCGTCTTCAGGGTAAAGCCATCATGCCTTATGATCGTCGTGCTTACTACAAAATCAGTTTGATAAAAGGTAAAAACAGAGCCGAATATGCTAACAAGATCATTGAAATTGAAAAGCAGGGACTTTTATTTGCCACCCCAAAGATTCCGTACAATTATTTACCGCAGGATACCAATCAATCGGGACAATTTTGCGTGTTTACTGGTGAATTTTTATCGAAAAGCAAAAGTGGAATTGATCTGGACGAACTTCCTATTTTTGCTTCTGATGGCTATCCTATTTTTCAATTAACCGATGAAGAAGTGACAGAAGTAGAATTGATTTTCAATAAAATACAAAAAGAAATCAACTCCGATTACATTTACAAATACGATTTAATTCGGAATTACGTCGCCGAACTCATTCACTTCGGACAAAAACTACAGCCTATAACAGCTTTATATTCGAAACATAATTCGGCTGCAAGAGTTTCTTCTTTATTTGCTGAATTGCTGGAAAGACAATTCCCCATAGAATCTCCAAATCAGCGCTTACAACTTAGAACTGCTAAAGATTTTGCTGAAAGATTATCCGTTCATGTCAATCATCTCAATAAAGTTTTAAAGGAAAATACCGGAAAAACTACCACCGAATTAATCAGCAGCCGTTTGACCAGTGAAGCCAAAATCCTTTTAAAACAAACGGACTGGAATATCTCTGAAATTGCCTTCTCCTTAGGATTTGAAGAATTGGCACATTTCTCTAACTTCTTTAAAAAACAAACTTCGTTTACTCCTTTAGCCTTTCGTAGTTAATTGTTTATTGTGAGATGTGAAATGTAAAACATTGTTTGTTGTTGATTTTAAACTCCTGATACTTAACTTTTAACTGTTGACTCTAACCTTAACATTGTAGCTTCTTTTTAATTAAAAAAATGGCTGTCTTCCTGAGCAGAGTCGAAGAAACCCTCCTGAACAAAGTCAAAACAGTCTTCCTGAGCGGAGTCGAAGGATCTCCCTCGTTCTTTAAATGGCACTTCAAATCTAACCTGATTTGAATTTTGCAAACATCGATTTGATATTTACAACTTCTCACTCCTGCTTCACTCCTACCTTTGTCTTATTAATTTAAAATACAAAATAAAATGGCAGCACATACAAAAATTGCTCTCGTAACAGGTGGTAGCAGGGGTTTAGGAAAAAATATGGCAATCGCAATTGCTAAAAAAGGAATTGATGTAATTATTACTTACAACAGCAAAAAAGAAGAGGCTGATTCAGTGGTAAAAGAAATTGAAAGCTTAGGTCAAAAAGCAGCTGCCCTTCAATTAAATGTTGCCGATTCCGGTACTTTTGATCCCTTTTTCAGCTCTGTTGCGGAAACTCTAAAAAATACCTTTAAAACGGATAAATTTGATTTTTTAGTCAACAATGCCGGAACCGGGCTCCATAATTTATTTACAGAAACAACGGAAGCCGAATTTGATCAATTGACCAATATACATTTTAAAGGTCCTTTTTTCTTAACTCAAAAAGCATTAAAACTTATGAATGATGGCGGCGGAATTGTAAATATCTCAACCGGTTTGGCGAGATTTTCTTTTCCTGGTGCTTCAGCCTATGCTTCTATGAAAGGTGCAATTGAAATCTTAACTAAATATCAGGCAAAAGAACTGGGTGAACGAAAAATAAGAGCCAATGTAGTTGCACCGGGTGCGATCGAAACTGATTTTAACGGTGGTACGGTGCGTGATAATGAACAATTGAACAAAAATATAGCCGCACTTACCGCTTTAGGAAGAGTAGGATTGCCGGACGATATTGGCGGTGTGGTTGCCTTTTTATGTACCGAAGAGGCGCGCTGGGTAAATGCACAACGCATTGAGGTTTCAGGCGGAATGAATTTGTAATTTTATCTCGCGAATCTATAATTTAAACCCGACAAGTTTTTAAAACCAGTCGGGTTTGTCATTCTGAGTATATTGAATTAGTAAGAATTCTTTTTTAATCCTTCTCGACGATTACATCAAAACCTCCGTTTTTATCAAAAACAACATCATAGAATTTGGCGTTTTTTTGTATTCCGACTTCGTAAGTGGTTTTGTTTTTATCGTCTACCACTACTGCCGATTCTTTAATGGCACTGGCAGGATAATTTTTCTTCAGATAGGTTTGTGCTTTTTGTGGCAGCTGATTGAATGGAATTTGCAACTCAAAAGCTTTCAGAGTTCCCAAATTATCATAAACCGCCAATGCGTTAGTGTTTTTATCTTTTTTGAACTTGGCCTCGTATCGAATTTCATCGTCGTCATCTCCAACATATTTTAATGTCCAGACCGGAACTTTACCGGGATATTCTTTCTGAAAAGTAAACAGTACTTTCTCAGGTGGAGTGACAACTTTATCGGGAGAAATTCCATTCTGTCCTATTAAAAAGCTGCTGTACAAAAAGGTAATCATCAGAAATAGTTTTTTCATGTGGCCTAATTTTAAATTAACATTTCTTAAAACTAACGTATTAAAATTACTACTTTATTCTGAAGAAAAAATAATATTATAAAAAAATGTTAAAATATTCGGTAACAATATACTAAACAGGACGTCTTACGAAAAACCAAAACCACAAAAATGAAATCTAACCTGAAAAATTTTGAAGCTTCACCGCAGCTTTATGCCCGCATAGCCGGGATATTGTATTTGGTCATTATCGTCATGGGATTCTTCGCAGAAACCTTTGTCAGAAACAAATTGTTTGTACCCGGAGATGCCACTGCAACTGCCTACAATATTACACATTCGCAATTTCTGTGGAAAATAGGCATTACAGCGGATCTTATTATGCAAATTTGCGATCTGCCAGTCATGATTATCCTTTATTATCTTTTAAAACCGGTAAACCGAAAGCTTGCTCTTTTAAATTTATCGTTCAATTTAATCCAGACTGCCGTTTTAGTGGCCAATAAACTGAATCTTTTGGCTGCATTGTTTTTTCTGAGTGGTGCCGACTATTTAAAATCTTTCAGTCCCGATCAGTTACACACCTTATCTTATCTTTCGATTAAGTTACACGATTATGGTTTCGGAATCGGATTGATCTTTTTTGGATTTGTATGCCTACTGGAAGGTTATCTGATCTTTAAATCAGGTTATTTACCAAAGGTCATCGGAGTTTTAATGAGCCTGGCCGGAATTTGTTACCTAACCAATAGTTTCTTCTTAATTCTGATCCCGAAACTTTCAAGCATCGTTTTATTAATGCCTTGTTTGATTGCCGAATTGTCTCTTAGTTTATGGCTTGTTTTTAAAGGCGTAAAACTGCCCGTCTGGAAAGAAATAGTATGGTCCTAAAATTATTTCTACATCTACAAAATATCAAAAAAACCTGCCGGAAATTACTCTTTGGCAGGCTTTTTCTTTGAAATAATTGAATTAGTAAGCTCCCTTCATTTCTGTTTTTATGTCAATTTTACTTCTGTTTCAGTCTAATATTACATCCGTATTATTTCTTTAATCGATCTGATAATTCTCTTTTATAGGTAATCCCAATTGGTAATTTTTCGTTTTTAATGACCACAAAATCTTTGTCGGTGGCTTCAATTTTATCAAGAGCCACGATATAGGATTTGTGAATGCGCATGAAATTCTTTTCGGGCAGGCATTTCTCCAATTCACTGGTGGTGATAGAAGCCAGATAGGTTCTTTTTAGAGTATGCAGTTTCACATAATTACCAAAACTCTGTGCAAACAAAAGCTGATCCAATTCGATCTCAATAAAATAACCGTCAACCTTCACCGTAACAGAATTAATTACGGCTTCTTCGGTTTTGACTTTACCATTTTCCGTTGCAAAAAAACGATCGATGGCTTTGAGGAATCTTGGAAAATAAATCGGTTTGAGAAGATAATCTATAACACCGTAATCATAACTTTCAAGAGCATATTCAGAATAAGCAGTCGTTAAAATTGTACTGGGATGTGTTGGAATAATCTTCAGCAATTCCATCCCTGAAATCTCCGGCATATTGATGTCCAAAAACATCAGATCAACAGGATGTTCTCTTAAATAATCCATTGCCTCAATACCGTTAAAGCCCTGAAAAACCAATTCTAATTGCGGATTTTGCTTGATGTAATTCGCCAGCACATAATGCGCTGCCGGTTCATCATCGACAATTATACATTTTTTAGGTTCTCTCATTCGACAAACTTTTTCAATTGCACTTTCAAATCTACGATATAGGTATTTTTATCGTCCTGGATGTCTAATTTATAGGCTTTCCCATAAATTAAATTCAATCGCTCTATAGTATTTTTTAAACCAATTTTAGTCGAAACTACATCTGTTTTTTTCTTTGGAATGGAGTTTACCACATGCAAATGAAGCAAGCCATTTTCGACCGTAATGATGATCCTCACAAAACATTTTTCTATCGCACAGGTTCCGTGTTTGAACGCATTTTCGATAAATGCAATCAACAGCATCGGCGATACTTTATAAGCATTTTCGTTGTCGATCTTGCAATCGTACGTAATCTCACAGCGATACGCTACCCTTTCTTTTTCAAGCTGAACATAACTGTTTATAAACTCGAGTTCGTCTTCCAGAGACACGCATTGTTTGTTATTGCTTTCAAGCTGATAACGCATCAGCTGCGATACTTTCATGATTAAATCTGAGGTACGATCCGGAAACTCAAGACTAATTCCGTAAAGCGTATTAAAGGTATTAAATAAAAAGTGCGGATTCAATTGTCCTTTCAACGAATTCAATTGCATTTGATTGAATAACAAAGTTTCATCCGTCTGTCTTTTGTGGATTCTGTAAAACTTAAAAACAATTATCGGACTCAATATACAAACCAAAGTCCCTAAAACACTGGCCAGCTGATACACATAACTGCGCTGATGAGAGTTTTGATACAAACGGCAGTTACTAAACATTTCCAGACTGGTAACCTCATATAAAACAACCGAAAAGAGCAATACTCCCGCCAGTGTCAGAAAAATATAAGTTACAGGGCGTTGTTTTTTAAAAAGTATGGGAAGTAAAAAGAAACGGTTGAATTGGGCGTGCAAGTATAAAATTAAATAGAAAAAA
It encodes the following:
- a CDS encoding SDR family NAD(P)-dependent oxidoreductase — encoded protein: MAAHTKIALVTGGSRGLGKNMAIAIAKKGIDVIITYNSKKEEADSVVKEIESLGQKAAALQLNVADSGTFDPFFSSVAETLKNTFKTDKFDFLVNNAGTGLHNLFTETTEAEFDQLTNIHFKGPFFLTQKALKLMNDGGGIVNISTGLARFSFPGASAYASMKGAIEILTKYQAKELGERKIRANVVAPGAIETDFNGGTVRDNEQLNKNIAALTALGRVGLPDDIGGVVAFLCTEEARWVNAQRIEVSGGMNL
- a CDS encoding 2'-5' RNA ligase family protein — its product is MEKKYSVVIHPSPEIIEAIKAMKEQLASEIGWFNSKNSVAHITICEFTTDDSQLDKFKQKLFNVCDTFTPFQVHLDDFGAYESGAFFIAPSEESKKSLQPIMKKTQKSLLLSNLKKSTDPHISIGRKLTPENLQIASQLFTTIAMDFFCEEIILRELDPVKRQFFVINKFPFGSNPQPELIQGTLF
- a CDS encoding sensor histidine kinase encodes the protein MNKELENILDHKWWQEIAVVAFSFTIYTLKNDWMLFSSFASILMGIFFYLILYLHAQFNRFFLLPILFKKQRPVTYIFLTLAGVLLFSVVLYEVTSLEMFSNCRLYQNSHQRSYVYQLASVLGTLVCILSPIIVFKFYRIHKRQTDETLLFNQMQLNSLKGQLNPHFLFNTFNTLYGISLEFPDRTSDLIMKVSQLMRYQLESNNKQCVSLEDELEFINSYVQLEKERVAYRCEITYDCKIDNENAYKVSPMLLIAFIENAFKHGTCAIEKCFVRIIITVENGLLHLHVVNSIPKKKTDVVSTKIGLKNTIERLNLIYGKAYKLDIQDDKNTYIVDLKVQLKKFVE
- a CDS encoding helix-turn-helix domain-containing protein; translated protein: MKSLDSFYKDITEGSSVEPGSLLPNDIKKEIGHFNVFGIKELLDRLQGKAIMPYDRRAYYKISLIKGKNRAEYANKIIEIEKQGLLFATPKIPYNYLPQDTNQSGQFCVFTGEFLSKSKSGIDLDELPIFASDGYPIFQLTDEEVTEVELIFNKIQKEINSDYIYKYDLIRNYVAELIHFGQKLQPITALYSKHNSAARVSSLFAELLERQFPIESPNQRLQLRTAKDFAERLSVHVNHLNKVLKENTGKTTTELISSRLTSEAKILLKQTDWNISEIAFSLGFEELAHFSNFFKKQTSFTPLAFRS
- a CDS encoding LytR/AlgR family response regulator transcription factor; the protein is MREPKKCIIVDDEPAAHYVLANYIKQNPQLELVFQGFNGIEAMDYLREHPVDLMFLDINMPEISGMELLKIIPTHPSTILTTAYSEYALESYDYGVIDYLLKPIYFPRFLKAIDRFFATENGKVKTEEAVINSVTVKVDGYFIEIELDQLLFAQSFGNYVKLHTLKRTYLASITTSELEKCLPEKNFMRIHKSYIVALDKIEATDKDFVVIKNEKLPIGITYKRELSDRLKK
- a CDS encoding DUF4386 domain-containing protein; translation: MKSNLKNFEASPQLYARIAGILYLVIIVMGFFAETFVRNKLFVPGDATATAYNITHSQFLWKIGITADLIMQICDLPVMIILYYLLKPVNRKLALLNLSFNLIQTAVLVANKLNLLAALFFLSGADYLKSFSPDQLHTLSYLSIKLHDYGFGIGLIFFGFVCLLEGYLIFKSGYLPKVIGVLMSLAGICYLTNSFFLILIPKLSSIVLLMPCLIAELSLSLWLVFKGVKLPVWKEIVWS